Proteins co-encoded in one Theileria equi strain WA chromosome 3, complete sequence genomic window:
- a CDS encoding hypothetical protein (encoded by transcript BEWA_003010A) has protein sequence MLFSSWRSRRAVPRPKVLPTTEKGKDMELKRRINEYHKYLFVLIGFASATNLNSSLITENVFNCANFANKCNFAFFFSGFISFLIALFFLNLNFKSLLVYGWTLVPVQLSLVLIGIYGNGITARNSFIVVYALHGMLEGFIIQSCTFVISQLFLNSTIALVFAGYPAANIAIGYIQYVLENAIGMGNMFKMRLCLVLCLISQMVVTFVGVGWATFLYIKYASDETENPPITYKWSRFRRFLKALIHIRYYYPRFLLSAVANFVRIFFFPCFIPFVFKISHTAKLLISLTFTFCDFIGIISASKVNETIDPSNKRDSQTHTGFLFSRDTHLHLISVLVLTTCSFTLWVSCNNSYEFVRAPEVIFFITVVTCFLNGRIYGRGLNGCNPILEYYNRQADAHGNKIVADEILEMDNTINDVAIALEYALSALSSSLSNITEQIIF, from the coding sequence ATGTTGTTCTCCTCGTGGAGAAGCCGACGGGCCGTTCCTAGGCCAAAGGTCCTGCCCACCACAGAGAAGGGCAAGGATATGGAACTCAAAAGGAGGATCAACGAGTACCACAAGTATCTATTCGTACTGATTGGGTTCGCTTCGGCGACAAATCTCAACTCTAGTCTCATTACTGAGAATGTGTTCAACTGCGCGAACTTTGCCAACAAATGCAATTTCGCATTTTTCTTCTCGGGGTTCATATCGTTTCTGATTGCCTTGTTCTTCCTCAATCTGAACTTCAAGTCCCTACTGGTTTATGGATGGACACTCGTTCCGGTTCAGCTCTCGCTGGTTCTTATTGGAATCTATGGCAATGGAATCACTGCTCGTAACTCCTTTATTGTGGTTTACGCGCTTCACGGGATGCTAGAGGGTTTTATCATACAGTCATGCACATTTGTCATTTCTCAACTCTTTTTAAACTCCACGATTGCATTGGTTTTTGCCGGATACCCAGCGGCAAACATTGCCATAGGATACATTCAGTACGTTTTAGAGAATGCCATTGGTATGGGAAACATGTTCAAGATGAGGCTCTGCTTGGTGCTATGTCTCATTTCCCAGATGGTCGTGACATTTGTTGGAGTTGGATGGGCCACATTCCTATACATTAAATACGCCTCAGACGAAACGGAAAATCCACCCATAACTTACAAATGGTCTAGGTTTAGGAGATTTTTAAAGGCTTTAATTCACATTCGGTATTATTACCCAAGATTCCTACTCTCGGCAGTGGCGAACTTTGTTAGgatcttcttctttcctTGCTTCATTCCGTTCGTCTTTAAGATTTCACACACTGCAaaacttttaatttcaCTCACTTTTACtttttgtgattttattGGCATCATATCTGCCTCCAAGGTTAACGAGACGATTGATCCAAGTAACAAGAGAGACTCGCAGACACACACCGGGTTCTTGTTCTCAAGGGATACACACTTACATCTCATTAGTGTTTTAGTCCTTACAACATGCTCATTTACTCTATGGGTAAGCTGTAACAATAGTTATGAGTTCGTGAGGGCTCCTGAAGtcatatttttcatcactGTAGTCACATGTTTTTTGAATGGCCGCATCTATGGAAGAGGACTAAATGGGTGCAACCCTATTTTGGAATACTATAACCGACAGGCGGATGCTCATGGAAACAAGATTGTCGCCGACGAAATTCTAGAAATGGACAACACTATCAACGATGTTGCCATTGCACTGGAATATGCACTCTCGGCGTTGTCTTCATCACTTTCCAATATCACAGAGCAGATCATTTTCTGA
- a CDS encoding hypothetical protein (encoded by transcript BEWA_003020A), with protein MFNLIKRKKIKGYVMQETVTDGTNELRIDTAVKTDARISKNRPDIQLYDRRNKRIFIVEVGITCPTKVSDTESYKQRKYDVLAKELCCIHNMPACTVPIVYSWDGLVTKYHAKHLEKIALPTKIRAYMQTRVLRTTFDSVTHDRRRGVEERAPEEKLEDILERFLGNLDKEEEVENWLEFSRDQVIRIRNIIKRRRTAASRRSEGPQNLGNTTVRRICKGNVE; from the coding sequence ATGTTCAAcctaataaaaagaaagaaaataaaaggatatgtgATGCAGGAGACAGTTACTGACGGTACAAACGAACTTAGGATCGATACTGCTGTTAAGACGGACGCCAGGATATCGAAGAATAGACCCGATATCCAACTCTACGACaggagaaataaaaggatatttatagtcGAAGTCGGAATCACGTGTCCAACTAAGGTTTCAGATACGGAATCTTATAAGCAAAGGAAATACGATGTCCTTGCAAAAGAATTATGCTgcatccataatatgcCAGCATGCACCGTTCCAATAGTATATTCTTGGGATGGATTAGTTACAAAATACCACGCGAAGcacctagagaaaatagcTTTGCccacaaaaatcagagCCTACATGCAGACTAGAGTACTACGTACCACCTTCGATTCGGTAACTCACGAtcgaagaagaggagttgaagaaagagctccagaagaaaaacTGGAAGACATCCTCGAAAGGTTCCTCGGAAACctcgacaaagaggaagaagtggaaaacTGGCTCGAATTCTCTCGCGACCAAGTAATAAGGATTaggaatataataaaacgtCGGAGAACcgctgcttctagaaggtctgaaGGCCCCCAAAACCTAGGGAACACAACAGTTCG